In Deinococcus cellulosilyticus NBRC 106333 = KACC 11606, the sequence TTCTGCACCCAGGCTCCACAAGGCGGTCTATGCTGATTTGCGGGCACAGTTTGGCCTCGGAGCCCAGCTCGCCTGCACTGTAGAACGTCAGGTCGCAGCAACCTACAAAGGCCAGTGGACCAAATTGAAACAGAACCTCAAAGCCCGAGAACTGGGTCGGACCAAACGCCGTTACAAAGGCCTAGAGGCTGCCCCCAGATTTGTTGCTCGTACCCTGGAGTACCAGCATGGCCGCGATTACTCCTGGAAAAAAGGTGGCAAAGTCAGTGTTGGCACCCTTGAGGGACGCATGGTTCTGGAGTACGAAGGGTACCAGAAGCATCTGGATCTGATTCGACAGGGTTGCGAAACCGGAGCGGCCAAGCTTTACTACCAGAAGTCGAAGAAGCAGTATTACCTGATTGTGGCTTTGAATGTTGAACTTTCTGACCCTCACCCGACGCAACATTCCAACATTGTGGGTGTGGATGTGGGCCAGAGGTACCACTTTGTGGCCACCGATAAGGACGGAAAATCCCTGTTCGAGAAAGGAAAGGCGGTTCGTCAGAAGAAGGAGCACTTTGCTCGCATCAAGAAATCCCTCCAGCGTAAAGGCACCCGTTCTGCAACCCGAAGGTTGGTTGCTCTGAGTGGACGGGAAAGACGGTTGATCGCTGACCGAAATCACACCCTTGCGAAGAGGCTGATCACCCGTTTCCCTCGCTCGATTTTTGGACTGGAGGACTTGACCAAAATCCGTGAACGCACCGAGAGACGCAGCAACCCCAAAGCCAGTCCGAAGACCAAACGGGCCAAGCGTCACCAGAGCCAGTGGTCGTTTGCGGAACTTCAGAGCAAACTGGCGTACAAAGCTCCCCTGTTTGGCTCTCTTGCGGTGCGGGTGGATGCCCATTACACGTCTCAAGCCTGCCCGAAGTGCGGTCATGTGTCCAGAGGGAACAGGCCGAAGGCTGGGTTGGAGTTTTTGTGTGAGGCATGTGGTCATCGGGGTCACGCAGATCGGGTGGCGAGTGTGAACATTGCTTTGAGAACGATGCTTGTCCGGCAGGACTGGATGAGTACGGGTGCTTTGTCAATGCGCCCTGATGTGTCGGATGGTGAAGTCAAAGCTGCTCGCCTGAAAAGGTATGCAGAGTTGCGATGGAATCCAGACGCAAGCCCATCACTAATGTGATGGGTCATTGACGATGAATCCGAAGGCCACACCTCCGGCCAGTCCTCCGAGTGTGCCTGATGTGATTTTTGCCAGAACCGCGTTTGGTGTGTGCATGATGGTTTGATGTTAAAGCAATGAGTGTGACGAAATTGCAAAGAAATGCACGATTCCAGTAAAAATTGCAAATTTATTACAAGATGGCGGCAAGTGGTGCGAGAAGATGCATTTGTACCCAGCACACCATGGTGCATCAAAGCCCATCCTCTTGCAGGACCGGATTGCAGCATACTGGGCAAAACCCGGAAAGATCCTGCATCGCATGACCATTCTTTCTGAAAACCCCTTTTGTCTTGCGGACACCGGGGTCAGCCTCAGTCGCAACCCGAATCCACCCAGCGGGCACGCCCCTGCCTTTTGGCCTCATACAGCAACAGGTCGGCTGTTTTCACCAGTTCCTCAGCAGAGGAGGCGCAGGTCGGAACCTGTGAGGTGACCCCAAGGCTGAGGGTCACAAAGGGTGAAACGTCCGAGCCCTCATGGGGAATCTGCAGGCCCTGCAACTCCTGCTGGATGCGCTCGGCCACCTGAATGACACCAGAAAGCCTGGTTTCAGGCAAAAGCACCACAAATTCCTCTCCTCCGAAGCGGGCCACCACGTCCCCCCTGCGGATCGAGGAGGCCATCACCTCTGCCACCTGCCTGAGGCAGGCGTCTCCCTGCAGGTGCCCATAGGTGTCGTTGTAGCGTTTGAAGTGGTCCACATCGCACAGGATCAGGCCGAGCGGTGCCCCTTTGCGCAGGTGCTGTGCCCACAGGCGGGCCAGGTGGTCCTTGAAAGCGGTGCGGTTGTAAATCCCGGTGAGGCCATCCAGAAATGCGGAGCGTTGCAGTTCCAGGTTGAGGGCTTCCAGTTCCCGGGTGCGGGAACGCACCAGCTCTTCCAGACGCTCAGCATTCTGCACCAGCCTCTGTTGCTGAAGGTGATGCTGCACAGCCCGGCTGAGGGTGTAGCACAGGGACTCTTCATCGAAGAACAGGTCGCTGGGCGGACGGTACACCAGATGTCCGAGCATCCTTTCTGGTTCAAAGAGGGGGGTGACCAGGGTGTGTGAAGCATTCAGGACCCCCTCCAGGCTGCTGGGCAGGATCTGGTGGCTGGGGAAAGGCTGTGTTTCTGCACCCTTGACCCCATCCGACAGCACCACCTGGGATTTCGTTTCATCTTCGAGGTCCCTCAGCACCAGCACGTGCGGTTTCAGGGACAGGTGCTGCAGGTGCTGCCTGATCTCGGTGTGAAGTTCCATGCTGCTGCCTGCCGAGAACATCACGGGCAGGTGCATGGCCCGGGTGACGTTGTGGATGCGCCGGGTGGAGTGCACCATCTGCAGGGCACTGTTCAGCGTGGTGAACGCCTGGTCTTTCAGGCGGCTGAACCCGGGCCATTGTGTTTCTTGCAGCTCCATTTCCACCCTAACGGACGCCTGCAAAAGCAAGCCCTGCCAGTGGTTGAACTCCTCATCCAGAAGTGGGCGTTCGAGCAGGAGGGACCGCCAGAACCCCAGAAAGTGCAAAGGGTTTTTTTGCTGCAGGGCTTCCAGCCAGTGGGCAGCCATGTGTTCCAGCAAGGTCAAATCTGGAGATTGAGGTGCAGGTTCGGCGGCTCCCGCAGGAGCGGGGCTTGCTCCACAGGATTCCCGCACCACCAGCCGGGTCGGCACCAACAGCTGCAAATCTACGGGCTGGTTTTGCAGGAGCTTCATCAGGGCTTCTGCAGCCTGCACACCCTGCTCGAAAAAGGGCTGCCGCACGGTGGTCAGTGCAGGCACCACATGCCTGAATTCCTCGCTGTCATCGAAGCCCACCACTGCAATGTCCTCAGGCACCCGGATTCCCCGCTGGCTGAGCAGGGTGATGGCCCCGTGCGCCATTTCATCGTTGGCGCACACCACCACCTGAAAGTCCGGGCTGCTTTCTTTCAATGCGGCCTCCAGTGCCTGCTGGGCTCCGCTGGAGGAGAAGTTCCCGGTGAGCATCCAGGGTTCATGCACCGTGAGGCCCTTCTGCGTTACACACCTCCTGAACACCTCTTCCCGCACCTCAGAATCCTGGTTGCCAGGGATGCCCCGCATGAAAGCCAGGCGGGTGAACTTTCTTACTTCAATGAGGTGGTGGATGAGGCTTTCCATGCCGTGGATGTTGTCTGCCTCCACCGTCGGGTACGTTTCCACCCTGCGGCCAATGCACACTGTGGGAAGGGGTTGAAAGGTGTCCACAAAGCTATTGAGGTCTTGATCACTGGCGTAAATCCCCATTGACACCGAAAAGACAATCAGGCCGGCAAAATCTCCAGTGCGGGCCAGGCTGTAGATGTCGTTGGCCCTGCGGATTCCGGGGCTGGGATCGTGCAGGTTGCGACCAATCAACACGGTGGACCCCATGTTGTGCTGGTCCAGCACATGGCGGATGCCGGTGAGGACGGTGCTCTGGTAAGGATGAAAATGGTCGATCAACACCGCGATCTTCTGGAACATGGGGCACCTCTGGGTTTGGATGGCCTGGAATCCCTTGCAGTTTACCCTGTGGCCTCTTACACCCCTGTCAACAAACCACACCTGATTGCGGAGAAACAGCATCACAGAGAGAAGTGCTGAAGGGTCCTCAGGCATGTGCTGCCACCTTCAAACTCGCCAGCACACTGTCCCCCATGTGAGGGTGGCAAACGGATTGTTCTGCTGTTCTGCTGAAAGCAGCAGGGGAGGCGTGTGCCAGTCGGGAGCGTGCATGTGACCTTGTTGCGGACGGAAGGTGACATGCAAAGGATTTTGTTCTCCACTTTCTGAGAAGGGGACTGCTGTCCTGCAAGTCAAGGAGGGACTTTCTGGCAGGCACTGCCCTGGACTGCGCTTTCTTCTGCACTGTGCTGGTGGTGCTTCAGGATGATCCTCCTGACATGATGGGACGTTTGACTTCCAGCGCAGTGAAGTCCACTCGGGACATTTTTCACAAGGGTGAGGGGTACCATGAAATCAGAAAGAAAGAAGGTACGACATGAGCACCACACAAGACCTCCGTACACAAATCCCCGAACCCACCCTCACCCGCGTCCTCTTCGCAGACACCCGTCTCGCACCCCTCTGGACGATCCTCAGAATCTGGCTGGGCTGGCAGTGGCTGCACGCCGGATGGGGCAAAGTCACCAACCCCGCAGGGGTGTGGGTCGGAGACAAAGCCGGGGTGGCCATCGAAGGCTTCCTGAAAGGCTCACTGGCCAAAACCCAGGGGGACCACCCCGATGTGTCAGGCTGGTATGCCAGTTTCATCACCCACTTCGCGCTTCCAAATGCAGAACTGCTCTCTTACATGGTGGCGTTTGGTGAAGTGCTGATCGGGATTGCGCTGATCCTGGGGATCTTCAGTGGGATTGCAGCCTTCTTCGGCGGACTGATGAATGCAAACTTCCTGTTCGCGGGAACGGTGTCCTCGAACCCGATCATGCTGATTGCAGCGTTTGCGATCGTGCTGGGGTGGAGGGTGGCTGGGCATTACGGACTGGACCGTGTGGTGCTCCCTTACCTCGGTGTTCCCGGAGCGCCCGGTAAACTCTTCAGAAAAGTCACTCCTCAGGCGAAACCCGCCCTGTAACCCTCCTTTCTGGAAAACCCGCACAAAGTGCGGGTTTTTCTTTGTTTGCTGCTGGATGTTGCAAACCCGGTTTTCCTCACAATGCAAGGGCAAAGATTTTTTGAGAATGGGCTGGGCATCAACATTCGCATTTGAAAGGACAACCCACATGCAATACCTTCGACTGGGAAAAAGTGGTCTGAATGTTTCTCGCATCTGCCTGGGCACCATGACCTACGGGGACCCGGGATGGCGGGACTGGGTGCTGCCTGAGGAGCAGAGCCGCCCGTTCATTCAAAAAGCCCTGGAAGCGGGCATCAACTTTTTTGACACGGCAGACATGTATTCACTGGGCAGAAGCGAAGAGGTCGTCGGACGTGCCCTGAAGGACTTTGCCCGACGGGAAGACGTGGTGATCGCCACCAAAGTCTACTGGCCGATGGGGGAGGGTGTGAACAACCGGGGCCTCTCCAGAAAGCACATCATGGACGCCGTGCACGCGAGCCTCAAAAGGCTGGGCACCGACCACATCGACCTCTACCAGATTCACCGTTATGATGCAAACACCCCCCTCGAAGAAACCCTGGAGGCCCTGCACGACCTGGTGAAACTGGGCATGGTGCGTTACATCGGGGCTTCGAGCATGTTCGCATATCAGTTTGCCAGGAGCCTCTACCTTGCCGACCTGAAAAGCTGGACGCGTTTCGTGAGCATGCAAAACCACTACAACCTGGTGTACCGGGAAGAAGAGCGGGAAATGATCCCTCTGTGCATTGAAGAAGGGGTGGGGGTGATCCCCTGGAGCCCCCTTGCAAGGGGTTTCCTCACCGGGAACCGCAAAGGGGGAGAGGCACAGACCACCCGTGCAAAAAGCGATGGCTTCAGCCACAGCCTGTACGGCAGCGAAACCGACCACCAGATTGCAGACCGGGTGGCCGAAGTTGCAGGGCAACACGGAGTGTCTTCTTCACAGGTTGCCATTGCCTGGATGCTCTCGAAACCCGGCATCACCGCGCCCATCATTGGAGCGAGCAAACTGCCGCATCTGGAGCAGGCGATAGCTGCACTGGATGTGAAACTTTCAGAAGAGGACGTGCGTCATCTGGAGGAACCTTACTGTCCTCGCAGTGTGGCTGGCATCTGACCCTCTGACCGTTCTGGATCTGGGAAGCCTCATGTGAGGCTTCTTTTGCTTTTTCACAGAGCCTCAAGGGTGCTCCTTTGGGGGATGGGCATGGTTTTCTTCCTCGGACACATCCTCAACTGCAGACATCCATTTGGAGGGAACAGGCCTGAATTTGTATGCGCTTACATTCTGTCGTCTGTGGTTGATTGTGTGTTCTTACAGCTTCTGACAGGGTGTTCAGACAAATTGTGACCAATTTGTCCTCAATCACTTAACGCTGAAGCTTGCCTGAGAGACTGAGAATGGTGTGTAATGACAAGGATACATGTAACGAAACTTAGCGCAGCCTGAAGCTGCCTTCAGAAGCCACGACACCTGATCAGGAGGTACAGTCTGCCTGTGACTTTTCCTGCCCACAGTCCAAGCTCCATTTGCTGACCCCCTGAAGCGCTTTTGCCTGGCCCCGGTAAAGCGCCTCCCCCAAAGGAACCGCATGAAGAAACTGAAACTGCTGAGTTGTGCCCTGCTCCTCACCGGGTGCTTCCAGAACAACGCCCCCAACCCTGTGCCCCCAACCCGCCCCAGACGGGTGGCCCCACCCTTTACGAGCTGACCTTCACCGATGCCAACTCCAAAAACCCAAAAGTGGAGATCAATGCCTACAAGCAGACCGCGAGCGGTTACCAGAAAACCGCACTCACCGATGCCAATGGCAGTTTCACCCTGCAGCGTCTGGGCGTGGAATCGTTCAGCGTGGACAGCACCAAAAAGCGCCACCTGAAAGCCCGTTACAAGATCACCAACACTTCTGGAAAGGCCATCGAGAACATCGCTTTCATCCCTGTCGATACCGACGACGACGGCAACCCCTCCAACAACGGAGGCAACACCCCCACGGTCGGCAACACCCCCATCAAGAGCCTCCGGTACTTCGATGGCAGTGACGCCTCCAGCAAGGCCAGCAACATCACCCTGATGCGTGGTCAGAGTTACGACATCAACACGGATTCCACCAGTGCCGACCCCACCGCCACCCCATTTCTGACCGGACTCAATGTCAGTGGCATCACCCCCACCGCACCCACAGGCATGGTGATCGCAGAAGTCAAGAATTACGGCTGGCAGGTGCCTGGCGTGCTGCCCATCGGCGGATCGGTGAACGTCACCCTGGGGGCCAGTTACGACATGGCAGTGGACGGAGATGGCAAGTTCACCCCCCAGAACGACCCGTATTCCTTCTCGATCCTGTTCGTGTTCAGCGAGGAGGTGACCACCTCAGGGATCACCCGCATCCATGACATTCAGGGGGCCACCGCCAGTGGAGATGCCGCCAGTCCACTTGCAGGAAACACCGTCACCATTGATGGCATTGTCACCACGGACCTGCAGCAGGCCAGTGAACTGGGTGGGTTCTAAGTGCAGGAAGAGACCGCAGACCAGGACAGCGATCCCACCACCAGTGAGGGCATCTTCGTGAAGTGCGACACCACCTGCCTGAGCATCAATGCTGGAGACCGTGTGCGGGTCACGGGCATGGTGGATGAAGTGGGGGAGACCCTGCAAGAAACCCACCTGACCAGCATCAGCAGTGCTGTGGTGATGCGCACCGGCCAGACCCTGCCTGCCGCCACAAACGTGACGCTCTCTGCCAGTGGCACCAACTGGGAGCAGTACGAAGGCATGCGCATCCACGTGACTGGCGTGGTGACCGACACCGCCAACCTGGGACGCGGAGGCCTGGTGACCCTTGCCGACACCCGCACCCCATACTTCACTGAAAACAACGCCCCCAATGCCACCGGTTATGCCAGTTTCCTCAGCGACAGCCTGAAACGCAGCCTGATTGTGGACGATGGCTCCCTGAACGAGCACCCTTCCACCCTGTTCGGGCGGGGCAACGCTGCCCTTTCCACCAGCAACCCCCTGCGCAGTGGAGACAGTGCCGACGTGACCGGGGTGCTGGGCTTCAGTGACAGCGGATGGGCAGGCACCGATGCCTACCGCCTGCATGCCACCCAGGCCGGTGCCACCTTCACGGGCGCTGCACGCCCCTCCGTGCCTGATGTGGGCACCTCCACCCTCAAAGTGGCCTCCTTCAGCCTCGGTGAGTACGCCAATGGAGACGGGGCTGGCAGTGGCTTCTCTGGCACCTTTGGGGCCAGCAATGACACCGAACACCAGCAGCAGAAAGCCAAAGTGGTGGAAGCCCTCGCTGGACTGAATGCAGATGTGATCAGCCTGACTGGACTTGAAAACCCGGACTCCAGCACACCCACAGCACTGAAAGACCTGCAGGACAGTCTGAATGCCCGCACCCCCAGTGTGGGCACCAATGCACTCATCCAGGGCAGCGGTGTGGGCTTCCTGTACCGTCCTTCCATCCTCACCGTGGAGGGGAGTGCAGCCGGCCCGACCAGTGGGGTGCAGGCACTTGCCCAGACCTTCCGGGAAAATGCCACCCTGGGCACCTTCACCGCTGTGGTCACCCAGTTTACCGGACGGGACACAGCGTGTGGGGGTGGGGATGATCTGAGTGATGGTCAGGGCAATTGCGCCCAGACCCGCCTGGGTCAGACCCAGGATCTGCTGAACTGGCTGATCACCAATCCCACGGGCACCGTTGACGAGGATGCCCTGATTCTGGGCGATTTCAACGCCCACAGAAACGAAAATGCCATTCAAATCCTGCAGGCCGGCGCAAGCGCCGCAGAAAACACCGATGACCTTGTGGATGTGCTGACCGCTGGAGCATACACCAGTGTGGAAGGTGGCTTCACCGGCCTGCTCGACCATGCGTTTGTGAGCCCCTCTCTTTCCGCCCAGGTCAGCGGGCATGGGGTGTGGCACATCAACGCAGACGAGCCTTCAGTGTTCGATTACAACACTGAAAACAAACCTGCAGGTGTGTACGCAGCAGACGCTTACCGCTCCAGCCCCCGTGACCCCATCCTGATCGGGCTGAACCTGGCTGCCAGCAACCTTGCCCCCTCTGACATCGCCCTGAGCGGGAACAGCTTCCCCGAGAACGCAGCTTCCGGAACGGTCGGCACCCTCAGCAGCACCGACCGGAACCCCTCCGACACCCACACCTACACCCTGGTGTCGGGCAGTGGAGACACCGACAACGCCAGTTTCCAGATAGTGGGCAACAACCTGAACTTTGCGGTCAGTGCGAACTTTGAGACCAAAAACAGCTACAGTGTGCGCATCCGCAGCACCGACAGTGGGTCCCCTGCCCAGGTGTTCGAGAAGACGTTCACCATCAACGTCACGGATGTGAATGAGGCCCCCACCAGCATTGCCCTCAGCAGTGAGAGCATCAACGAGAACGTCTCGGCAGGCACCGAAGTGGGCACCCTCAGCACCACCGATGTGGACGCAGGGGACACCCACACCTACACCCTGGTGTCCGGTTACGGGGACAATGCAGCGTTCACCATCACCGGAAACAGCCTCACCATCAACGGCTCCCCGGACTACGAGACCCAACCCAGTTACAGCATCCGGGTGAGGAGTGAGGACGCAGGTGGGCTTTTCACCACCAGAGACCTCACCATCACCATCAACAATGTGGCAGAAAATGCCGCACCCAGTGACATCACCCTGACTGGCACCACCCTGGCCGAGAACAGCCCGGCGGGCAGTGGGGTGGGCACCATCGGGGGAACCGACCCCAACTCAGACCCCCTGACCTTCAGCCTGGGTGCAGGTGTCGGAGACGATGACAACGGCAGTTTCACGGTGGATGGCACCAGCCTGAAATTCAATGGGGTGCCGGACTTTGAAAACCAGAGCCAGTACAAAGTGCGTCTGGAAGCCACGGATGGTTCACTCACCTACGCTGAGGCTTTCACCATCACCATCACCGATGTGAATGAAGCGCCCGTGCAGCTTGTTCTGGGCAACAACGAAGTGGCAGAAAACCAGCCTGCTGGAACGACCGTGGCGACCCTCTACAGCGTCGATCAGGACAGCGGAAGCACCTTCACCTACAGCCTGGTGAGCGGACCAGGGTCTGACGACAACAGCAGCTTCCAGATTTCTGGTGACCAGTTGCAAACCAATGCCAGTTTCAACTTTGAGGGCAAAAGCAGCTACTCCTTCCGGTTGCGCACCACCGACGCTGGGGGCCTCTTTGCTGAACAGGCCTTCACCGTGAACGTCACCAACGCCAACGATGCCCCCACAGCTGTGTCCCTCGGGAACACCAGCGTGGCGGAAAATCAGCCTGCTGGAACGACCGTGGGGAGCCTC encodes:
- a CDS encoding DoxX family protein, which translates into the protein MSTTQDLRTQIPEPTLTRVLFADTRLAPLWTILRIWLGWQWLHAGWGKVTNPAGVWVGDKAGVAIEGFLKGSLAKTQGDHPDVSGWYASFITHFALPNAELLSYMVAFGEVLIGIALILGIFSGIAAFFGGLMNANFLFAGTVSSNPIMLIAAFAIVLGWRVAGHYGLDRVVLPYLGVPGAPGKLFRKVTPQAKPAL
- a CDS encoding RNA-guided endonuclease InsQ/TnpB family protein, with product MRITISAKLKLNHTAAQKAALDRITLAYRDALNYASNKAFELDKTSSAPRLHKAVYADLRAQFGLGAQLACTVERQVAATYKGQWTKLKQNLKARELGRTKRRYKGLEAAPRFVARTLEYQHGRDYSWKKGGKVSVGTLEGRMVLEYEGYQKHLDLIRQGCETGAAKLYYQKSKKQYYLIVALNVELSDPHPTQHSNIVGVDVGQRYHFVATDKDGKSLFEKGKAVRQKKEHFARIKKSLQRKGTRSATRRLVALSGRERRLIADRNHTLAKRLITRFPRSIFGLEDLTKIRERTERRSNPKASPKTKRAKRHQSQWSFAELQSKLAYKAPLFGSLAVRVDAHYTSQACPKCGHVSRGNRPKAGLEFLCEACGHRGHADRVASVNIALRTMLVRQDWMSTGALSMRPDVSDGEVKAARLKRYAELRWNPDASPSLM
- a CDS encoding aldo/keto reductase; translated protein: MQYLRLGKSGLNVSRICLGTMTYGDPGWRDWVLPEEQSRPFIQKALEAGINFFDTADMYSLGRSEEVVGRALKDFARREDVVIATKVYWPMGEGVNNRGLSRKHIMDAVHASLKRLGTDHIDLYQIHRYDANTPLEETLEALHDLVKLGMVRYIGASSMFAYQFARSLYLADLKSWTRFVSMQNHYNLVYREEEREMIPLCIEEGVGVIPWSPLARGFLTGNRKGGEAQTTRAKSDGFSHSLYGSETDHQIADRVAEVAGQHGVSSSQVAIAWMLSKPGITAPIIGASKLPHLEQAIAALDVKLSEEDVRHLEEPYCPRSVAGI
- a CDS encoding diguanylate cyclase domain-containing protein, which produces MFQKIAVLIDHFHPYQSTVLTGIRHVLDQHNMGSTVLIGRNLHDPSPGIRRANDIYSLARTGDFAGLIVFSVSMGIYASDQDLNSFVDTFQPLPTVCIGRRVETYPTVEADNIHGMESLIHHLIEVRKFTRLAFMRGIPGNQDSEVREEVFRRCVTQKGLTVHEPWMLTGNFSSSGAQQALEAALKESSPDFQVVVCANDEMAHGAITLLSQRGIRVPEDIAVVGFDDSEEFRHVVPALTTVRQPFFEQGVQAAEALMKLLQNQPVDLQLLVPTRLVVRESCGASPAPAGAAEPAPQSPDLTLLEHMAAHWLEALQQKNPLHFLGFWRSLLLERPLLDEEFNHWQGLLLQASVRVEMELQETQWPGFSRLKDQAFTTLNSALQMVHSTRRIHNVTRAMHLPVMFSAGSSMELHTEIRQHLQHLSLKPHVLVLRDLEDETKSQVVLSDGVKGAETQPFPSHQILPSSLEGVLNASHTLVTPLFEPERMLGHLVYRPPSDLFFDEESLCYTLSRAVQHHLQQQRLVQNAERLEELVRSRTRELEALNLELQRSAFLDGLTGIYNRTAFKDHLARLWAQHLRKGAPLGLILCDVDHFKRYNDTYGHLQGDACLRQVAEVMASSIRRGDVVARFGGEEFVVLLPETRLSGVIQVAERIQQELQGLQIPHEGSDVSPFVTLSLGVTSQVPTCASSAEELVKTADLLLYEAKRQGRARWVDSGCD